Proteins encoded within one genomic window of Pongo pygmaeus isolate AG05252 chromosome 18, NHGRI_mPonPyg2-v2.0_pri, whole genome shotgun sequence:
- the RIPOR1 gene encoding rho family-interacting cell polarization regulator 1 isoform X3 → MMSLSVRPQRRLLSARVSRSQSFAGVLGSHERGPRSFPVFSPPGPPRKPPALSRVSRMFSVAHPAAKVPQPERLDLVYTALKRGLTAYLEVHQQEQEKLQGQIRESKRNSRLGFLYDLDKQVKSIERFLRRLEFHASKIDELYEAYCVQRRLRDGAYNMVRAYTTGSPGSREARDSLAEATRGHREYTESMCLLESELEAQLGEFHLRMKGLAGFARLCVGDQYEICMKYGRQRWKLRGRIEGSGKQVWDSEETIFLPLLTEFLSIKVTELKGLANHVVVGSVSCETKDLFAALPQVVAVDINDLGTIKLSLEVTWSPFDKDDQPSAASSVNKASTVTKRFSTYSQSPPDTPSLREQAFYNMLRRQEELENGTAWSLSSESSDDSSSPQLSGTARHSSAPRPLVQQPEPLPIQVAFRRPETPSSGPLDEEGAVAPVLANGHAPYSRTLSHISEASVDAALAEASVEAVGPESLAWGPSPPTHPAPTHGEHPGPVPPAPDTGDSATSSTLGTTGSVPTSTDPAPSAHLDSVHKSTDSGPSELPGPTHTTTGSTYSAITPTHSAPSPPTHTTTGSTHKPIISTLTTTGPTLNIIGPVQTTTSPTHTMPSPTHTPTSPTHTPTSPTHTPTSPTHKTRMSPPTTTSPIPSGMGLVQTATSPTHSTTSPTHPTTSPTHPTTSPILINVSPSTSLELATLSSPSKHSDPTLPGTDSLPCSPPASNSYTQADTIAPRTPHLSPAHSSRKPLTSPAPDPPESMVQSLSPTPSPPTPAPQHSDLSLAMAVQTPVPRAAGGSGDRSLEEALGALMAALDDYRGQFPELQGLEQEVTRLESLLMQRQGLTRSRASSLSITVEHALESFSFLNEDEDGDNDVPGDRPPSSLEAGAEDSIDSPSDRPLSTGCPALDAALVRHLYHCSRLLLKLGTFGPLRCQEAWALERLLREARVLEAVCEFSRRWEIPASSAQEVVQFSASRPGFLTFWDQCTEGLSCFLCPVERVLLTFCNQYGARLSLRQPGLAEAVCVKFLEDALGQKLPRRPQPGPGEQLTVFQFWSFVETLDSPTMEAYVTETAEEVLLVRNLNSDDQAVVLKALRLAPEGRLRRDGLRALSSLLVHGNNKVMAAVSTQLRSLSLGPTFRERALLCFLDQLEDEDVQTRVAGCLALGCIKAPEGIEPLVYLCQTDTEAVREAARQSLQQCGEEGQSAHRRLEESLDALPRIFGPGSMASTAF, encoded by the exons ATGATGTCCCTGTCGGTGCGGCCGCAGCGCCGCCTGCTCAGCGCCCGGGTCAGTAGGAGCCAGTCCTTCGCAGGCGTCCTCGGCAGCCACGAGCGGGGGCCCAG GAGCTTCCCGGTCTTCAGCCCGCCGGGGCCCCCACGGAAACCCCCCGCGCTCTCCCGAGTGTCCAGGATGTTTTCCGTGGCTCACCCCGCCGCCAAGGTGCCGCAGCCCGAGCGGCTGGACCTGGTGTACACGGCGCTGAAGCGGGGCCTGAC GGCCTACTTGGAAGTGCACCAGCAGGAGCAGGAGAAACTCCAGGGGCAGATAAGGGAGTCCAAGAGGAATTCCCGCTTG GGCTTCCTGTATGATCTGGACAAG CAAGTCAAGTCCATTGAACGCTTCCTGCGACGACTGGAGTTCCATGCCAGCAAG ATCGATGAGCTGTATGAGGCATACTGTGTCCAGCGGCGTCTCCGGGATGGTGCCTACAACATGGTCCGTGCCTACACCACTGGGTCCCCGGGGAGCCGAGAGGCCCGGGACAGCCTGGCAGAGGCCACTCGGGGGCATCGAGAGTACACGGAG AGCATGTGTCTGCTGGAGAGCGAGCTGGAGGCACAGCTGGGCGAGTTTCATCTCCGAATGAAAG GGCTGGCTGGCTTCGCCAGGCTGTGTGTGGGCGATCAGTATGAG ATCTGCATGAAATATGGGCGTCAGCGCTGGAAACTACGGGGCCGAATTGAGGGTAGTGGAAAGCAGGTGTGGGACAGTGAAGAAACCATCTTTCTCCCTCTACTCACGGAATTTCTGTCTATTAAG GTGACAGAACTGAAGGGCCTGGCCAACCATGTGGTTGTGGGCAGTGTCTCCTGTGAGACCAAGGACCTGTTTGCTGCCCTGCCCCAGGTTGTGGCTGTGGATATCAATGACCTTGGTACCATCAAGCTCAGCCTGGAAGTCACATGGAG CCCCTTCGACAAGGATGACCAGCCTTCAGCCGCTTCTTCTGTCAACAAGGCCTCCACAGTCACCAAGCGCTTCTCCACCTATAGCCAGAGCCCACCGGACACACCCTCACTTCGGGAACAGGCTTTCTAT AACATGCTGCGAcggcaggaggagctggagaATGGGACAGCATGGTCCCTGTCATCCGAATCTTCAGATGACTCATCCAGCCCACAGCTCTCAGGAACTGCCCGCCACTCATCAGCCCCTAGGCCCCTGGTGCAGCAGCCCGAGCCCCTTCCCATCCAAGTTGCCTTCCGTAGGCCTGAGACCCCCAGCTCTGGGCCCTTGGATGAGGAGGGGGCCGTGGCCCCAGTCCTGGCAAATGGGCATGCACCCTACAGTCGGACTCTGAGCCACATCAGTGAGGCTAGTGTAGACGCTGCCTTGGCTGAGGCTTCAGTGGAGGCCGTTGGCCCAGAAAGCCTAGCCTGGGGACCTAGCCCACCTACACACCCAGCTCCCACCCATGGAGAGCACCCCGGTCCTGTTCCTCCTGCCCCGGACACTGGCGACTCTGCCACAAGCTCCACCCTCGGTACAACAGGCTCTGTCCCCACATCTACAGACCCTGCCCCATCTGCACACCTAGACTCAGTTCATAAGTCCACAGACTCTGGCCCTTCAGAACTGCCAGGCCCCACTCACACCACTACAGGCTCTACCTATAGTGCCATTACCCCTACCCACAGTGCTCCAAGCCCCCCTACTCACACTACTACAGGCTCCACCCACAAGCCCATAATCTCTACCCTTACTACTACAGGCCCTACCCTCAATATCATAGGCCCAGTCCAGACTACCACAAGCCCCACCCACACTATGCCAAGCCCTACCCATACCCCCACAagccccacccacacccccacaaGCCCCACCCATACCCCCACAAGTCCCACACACAAAACCAGGATGTCACCTCCCACCACTACAAGTCCTATCCCCAGTGGTATGGGCCTAGTCCAGACTGCCACAAGTCCCACCCATTCTACCACAAGCCCCACCCATCCTACCACAAGCCCCACCCATCCCACCACAAGCCCCATCCTTATAAATGTAAGCCCTTCCACTTCTCTAGAACTTGCTACCCTCTCTAGCCCCTCCAAACACTCAGACCCCACCCTCCCAGGCACTGACTCCCTTCCCTGTAGTCCCCCAGCCTCCAATTCCTACACTCAGGCAGACACTATAGCCCCCAGAACCCCCCACCTAAGTCCTGCCCATTCCAGTAGGAAACCCCTCACAAGCCCTGCCCCAGATCCCCCAGAGTCTATGGTTCAGAGTCTAAGCCCCActccctcacccccaacccctgcaCCCCAGCATTCAGACCTTAGCCTGGCCATGGCTGTCCAGACCCCAGTCCCAAGGGCAGCCGGAGGGTCTGGGGACAGGAGCCTGGAGGAGGCACTGGGGGCCCTAATGGCTGCCCTGGATGACTACCGTGGCCAGTTTCCTGAGCTGCAGGGCCTGGAGCAGGAGGTGACCCGACTAGAGAGTCTGCTCATG CAGAGACAAGGTCTGACTCGCAGCCGGGCCTCCAGTCTCAGCATCACTGTGGAGCATGCCTTGGAGAGCTTCAGCTTCCTCAATGAAGACGAAGATGGAGACAATGATGTTCCTGGGGACAG GCCTCCAAGCAGCCTGGAGGCTGGGGCTGAGGACAGCATAGACTCACCCAGTGACCGCCCCCTCAGCACGGGGTGTCCAGCTCTGGACGCTGCCTTGGTCCGGCACCTGTACCACTGCAGTCGCCTCCTGCTG AAACTGGGCACATTTGGGCCCCTGCGCTGCCAGGAGGCATGGGCCCTGGAGCGGCTGCTGCGGGAAGCCCGAGTGCTGGAGGCAGTATGCGAGTTCAGCAGGCGGTGGGAGATCCCGGCCAGCTCTGCCCAGGAAG TGGTGCAGTTCTCGGCCTCTCGGCCTGGCTTCCTGACCTTCTGGGACCAGTGCACAGAGGGACTCAGCTGCTTCCTCTGCCCAGTGGAGCGGGTGCTTCTCACCTTCTGCAACCAGTATGGTGCCCGCCTCTCCCTGCGCCAGCCAGGCTTGGCTGAGGCTG TGTGTGTGAAGTTCCTGGAGGATGCCCTGGGGCAGAAGCTGCCCAGAAGGCCCCAGCCAGGGCCTGGAGAGCAGCTCACGGTCTTCCAGTTCTGGAGTTTTGTGGAAACCTTGGACAGCCCCACCATGGAAGCCTACGTGACTGAGACCGCTGAGGAGG TGTTACTGGTGCGGAATCTGAACTCAGATGACCAGGCTGTTGTGCTGAAGGCCCTGAGATTGGCGCCCGAGGGGCGTCTGCGAAGGGACGGGCTGCGGGCCCTCAGCTCCCTGCTCGTCCATGGCAACAACAAGGTCATGGCTGCTGTCAGCACCCAGCTCCGAAGCCTGTCACTGGGCCCTACCTTCCGGGAGAGG GCCCTCCTGTGCTTCCTGGACCAGCTGGAGGATGAGGACGTGCAGACTCGAGTGGCTGGCTGCCTGGCCCTAGGCTGCATCAAG GCTCCCGAGGGCATTGAGCCCCTGGTGTACCTCTGCCAAACTGACACAGAAGCTGTAAGGGAAGCTGCCCGGCAGAGCCTACAGCAGTGTG GAGAAGAGGGACAGTCTGCCCATCGACGGCTGGAGGAGTCCCTGGACGCCCTGCCCCGCATCTTTGGGCCTGGCAGCATGGCCAGCACAGCATTCTAA
- the RIPOR1 gene encoding rho family-interacting cell polarization regulator 1 isoform X1, which translates to MMSLSVRPQRRLLSARVSRSQSFAGVLGSHERGPRYTAAQGWSFPVFSPPGPPRKPPALSRVSRMFSVAHPAAKVPQPERLDLVYTALKRGLTAYLEVHQQEQEKLQGQIRESKRNSRLGFLYDLDKQVKSIERFLRRLEFHASKIDELYEAYCVQRRLRDGAYNMVRAYTTGSPGSREARDSLAEATRGHREYTESMCLLESELEAQLGEFHLRMKGLAGFARLCVGDQYEICMKYGRQRWKLRGRIEGSGKQVWDSEETIFLPLLTEFLSIKVTELKGLANHVVVGSVSCETKDLFAALPQVVAVDINDLGTIKLSLEVTWSPFDKDDQPSAASSVNKASTVTKRFSTYSQSPPDTPSLREQAFYNMLRRQEELENGTAWSLSSESSDDSSSPQLSGTARHSSAPRPLVQQPEPLPIQVAFRRPETPSSGPLDEEGAVAPVLANGHAPYSRTLSHISEASVDAALAEASVEAVGPESLAWGPSPPTHPAPTHGEHPGPVPPAPDTGDSATSSTLGTTGSVPTSTDPAPSAHLDSVHKSTDSGPSELPGPTHTTTGSTYSAITPTHSAPSPPTHTTTGSTHKPIISTLTTTGPTLNIIGPVQTTTSPTHTMPSPTHTPTSPTHTPTSPTHTPTSPTHKTRMSPPTTTSPIPSGMGLVQTATSPTHSTTSPTHPTTSPTHPTTSPILINVSPSTSLELATLSSPSKHSDPTLPGTDSLPCSPPASNSYTQADTIAPRTPHLSPAHSSRKPLTSPAPDPPESMVQSLSPTPSPPTPAPQHSDLSLAMAVQTPVPRAAGGSGDRSLEEALGALMAALDDYRGQFPELQGLEQEVTRLESLLMQRQGLTRSRASSLSITVEHALESFSFLNEDEDGDNDVPGDRPPSSLEAGAEDSIDSPSDRPLSTGCPALDAALVRHLYHCSRLLLKLGTFGPLRCQEAWALERLLREARVLEAVCEFSRRWEIPASSAQEVVQFSASRPGFLTFWDQCTEGLSCFLCPVERVLLTFCNQYGARLSLRQPGLAEAVCVKFLEDALGQKLPRRPQPGPGEQLTVFQFWSFVETLDSPTMEAYVTETAEEVLLVRNLNSDDQAVVLKALRLAPEGRLRRDGLRALSSLLVHGNNKVMAAVSTQLRSLSLGPTFRERALLCFLDQLEDEDVQTRVAGCLALGCIKAPEGIEPLVYLCQTDTEAVREAARQSLQQCGEEGQSAHRRLEESLDALPRIFGPGSMASTAF; encoded by the exons ATGATGTCCCTGTCGGTGCGGCCGCAGCGCCGCCTGCTCAGCGCCCGGGTCAGTAGGAGCCAGTCCTTCGCAGGCGTCCTCGGCAGCCACGAGCGGGGGCCCAGGTACACGGCCGCGCAGGGTTG GAGCTTCCCGGTCTTCAGCCCGCCGGGGCCCCCACGGAAACCCCCCGCGCTCTCCCGAGTGTCCAGGATGTTTTCCGTGGCTCACCCCGCCGCCAAGGTGCCGCAGCCCGAGCGGCTGGACCTGGTGTACACGGCGCTGAAGCGGGGCCTGAC GGCCTACTTGGAAGTGCACCAGCAGGAGCAGGAGAAACTCCAGGGGCAGATAAGGGAGTCCAAGAGGAATTCCCGCTTG GGCTTCCTGTATGATCTGGACAAG CAAGTCAAGTCCATTGAACGCTTCCTGCGACGACTGGAGTTCCATGCCAGCAAG ATCGATGAGCTGTATGAGGCATACTGTGTCCAGCGGCGTCTCCGGGATGGTGCCTACAACATGGTCCGTGCCTACACCACTGGGTCCCCGGGGAGCCGAGAGGCCCGGGACAGCCTGGCAGAGGCCACTCGGGGGCATCGAGAGTACACGGAG AGCATGTGTCTGCTGGAGAGCGAGCTGGAGGCACAGCTGGGCGAGTTTCATCTCCGAATGAAAG GGCTGGCTGGCTTCGCCAGGCTGTGTGTGGGCGATCAGTATGAG ATCTGCATGAAATATGGGCGTCAGCGCTGGAAACTACGGGGCCGAATTGAGGGTAGTGGAAAGCAGGTGTGGGACAGTGAAGAAACCATCTTTCTCCCTCTACTCACGGAATTTCTGTCTATTAAG GTGACAGAACTGAAGGGCCTGGCCAACCATGTGGTTGTGGGCAGTGTCTCCTGTGAGACCAAGGACCTGTTTGCTGCCCTGCCCCAGGTTGTGGCTGTGGATATCAATGACCTTGGTACCATCAAGCTCAGCCTGGAAGTCACATGGAG CCCCTTCGACAAGGATGACCAGCCTTCAGCCGCTTCTTCTGTCAACAAGGCCTCCACAGTCACCAAGCGCTTCTCCACCTATAGCCAGAGCCCACCGGACACACCCTCACTTCGGGAACAGGCTTTCTAT AACATGCTGCGAcggcaggaggagctggagaATGGGACAGCATGGTCCCTGTCATCCGAATCTTCAGATGACTCATCCAGCCCACAGCTCTCAGGAACTGCCCGCCACTCATCAGCCCCTAGGCCCCTGGTGCAGCAGCCCGAGCCCCTTCCCATCCAAGTTGCCTTCCGTAGGCCTGAGACCCCCAGCTCTGGGCCCTTGGATGAGGAGGGGGCCGTGGCCCCAGTCCTGGCAAATGGGCATGCACCCTACAGTCGGACTCTGAGCCACATCAGTGAGGCTAGTGTAGACGCTGCCTTGGCTGAGGCTTCAGTGGAGGCCGTTGGCCCAGAAAGCCTAGCCTGGGGACCTAGCCCACCTACACACCCAGCTCCCACCCATGGAGAGCACCCCGGTCCTGTTCCTCCTGCCCCGGACACTGGCGACTCTGCCACAAGCTCCACCCTCGGTACAACAGGCTCTGTCCCCACATCTACAGACCCTGCCCCATCTGCACACCTAGACTCAGTTCATAAGTCCACAGACTCTGGCCCTTCAGAACTGCCAGGCCCCACTCACACCACTACAGGCTCTACCTATAGTGCCATTACCCCTACCCACAGTGCTCCAAGCCCCCCTACTCACACTACTACAGGCTCCACCCACAAGCCCATAATCTCTACCCTTACTACTACAGGCCCTACCCTCAATATCATAGGCCCAGTCCAGACTACCACAAGCCCCACCCACACTATGCCAAGCCCTACCCATACCCCCACAagccccacccacacccccacaaGCCCCACCCATACCCCCACAAGTCCCACACACAAAACCAGGATGTCACCTCCCACCACTACAAGTCCTATCCCCAGTGGTATGGGCCTAGTCCAGACTGCCACAAGTCCCACCCATTCTACCACAAGCCCCACCCATCCTACCACAAGCCCCACCCATCCCACCACAAGCCCCATCCTTATAAATGTAAGCCCTTCCACTTCTCTAGAACTTGCTACCCTCTCTAGCCCCTCCAAACACTCAGACCCCACCCTCCCAGGCACTGACTCCCTTCCCTGTAGTCCCCCAGCCTCCAATTCCTACACTCAGGCAGACACTATAGCCCCCAGAACCCCCCACCTAAGTCCTGCCCATTCCAGTAGGAAACCCCTCACAAGCCCTGCCCCAGATCCCCCAGAGTCTATGGTTCAGAGTCTAAGCCCCActccctcacccccaacccctgcaCCCCAGCATTCAGACCTTAGCCTGGCCATGGCTGTCCAGACCCCAGTCCCAAGGGCAGCCGGAGGGTCTGGGGACAGGAGCCTGGAGGAGGCACTGGGGGCCCTAATGGCTGCCCTGGATGACTACCGTGGCCAGTTTCCTGAGCTGCAGGGCCTGGAGCAGGAGGTGACCCGACTAGAGAGTCTGCTCATG CAGAGACAAGGTCTGACTCGCAGCCGGGCCTCCAGTCTCAGCATCACTGTGGAGCATGCCTTGGAGAGCTTCAGCTTCCTCAATGAAGACGAAGATGGAGACAATGATGTTCCTGGGGACAG GCCTCCAAGCAGCCTGGAGGCTGGGGCTGAGGACAGCATAGACTCACCCAGTGACCGCCCCCTCAGCACGGGGTGTCCAGCTCTGGACGCTGCCTTGGTCCGGCACCTGTACCACTGCAGTCGCCTCCTGCTG AAACTGGGCACATTTGGGCCCCTGCGCTGCCAGGAGGCATGGGCCCTGGAGCGGCTGCTGCGGGAAGCCCGAGTGCTGGAGGCAGTATGCGAGTTCAGCAGGCGGTGGGAGATCCCGGCCAGCTCTGCCCAGGAAG TGGTGCAGTTCTCGGCCTCTCGGCCTGGCTTCCTGACCTTCTGGGACCAGTGCACAGAGGGACTCAGCTGCTTCCTCTGCCCAGTGGAGCGGGTGCTTCTCACCTTCTGCAACCAGTATGGTGCCCGCCTCTCCCTGCGCCAGCCAGGCTTGGCTGAGGCTG TGTGTGTGAAGTTCCTGGAGGATGCCCTGGGGCAGAAGCTGCCCAGAAGGCCCCAGCCAGGGCCTGGAGAGCAGCTCACGGTCTTCCAGTTCTGGAGTTTTGTGGAAACCTTGGACAGCCCCACCATGGAAGCCTACGTGACTGAGACCGCTGAGGAGG TGTTACTGGTGCGGAATCTGAACTCAGATGACCAGGCTGTTGTGCTGAAGGCCCTGAGATTGGCGCCCGAGGGGCGTCTGCGAAGGGACGGGCTGCGGGCCCTCAGCTCCCTGCTCGTCCATGGCAACAACAAGGTCATGGCTGCTGTCAGCACCCAGCTCCGAAGCCTGTCACTGGGCCCTACCTTCCGGGAGAGG GCCCTCCTGTGCTTCCTGGACCAGCTGGAGGATGAGGACGTGCAGACTCGAGTGGCTGGCTGCCTGGCCCTAGGCTGCATCAAG GCTCCCGAGGGCATTGAGCCCCTGGTGTACCTCTGCCAAACTGACACAGAAGCTGTAAGGGAAGCTGCCCGGCAGAGCCTACAGCAGTGTG GAGAAGAGGGACAGTCTGCCCATCGACGGCTGGAGGAGTCCCTGGACGCCCTGCCCCGCATCTTTGGGCCTGGCAGCATGGCCAGCACAGCATTCTAA
- the RIPOR1 gene encoding rho family-interacting cell polarization regulator 1 isoform X2, whose amino-acid sequence MMSLSVRPQRRLLSARVSRSQSFAGVLGSHERGPRYTAAQGWSFPVFSPPGPPRKPPALSRVSRMFSVAHPAAKVPQPERLDLVYTALKRGLTAYLEVHQQEQEKLQGQIRESKRNSRLGFLYDLDKQVKSIERFLRRLEFHASKIDELYEAYCVQRRLRDGAYNMVRAYTTGSPGSREARDSLAEATRGHREYTESMCLLESELEAQLGEFHLRMKGLAGFARLCVGDQYEICMKYGRQRWKLRGRIEGSGKQVWDSEETIFLPLLTEFLSIKVTELKGLANHVVVGSVSCETKDLFAALPQVVAVDINDLGTIKLSLEVTWSPFDKDDQPSAASSVNKASTVTKRFSTYSQSPPDTPSLREQAFYNMLRRQEELENGTAWSLSSESSDDSSSPQLSGTARHSSAPRPLVQQPEPLPIQVAFRRPETPSSGPLDEEGAVAPVLANGHAPYSRTLSHISEASVDAALAEASVEAVGPESLAWGPSPPTHPAPTHGEHPGPVPPAPDTGDSATSSTLGTTGSVPTSTDPAPSAHLDSVHKSTDSGPSELPGPTHTTTGSTYSAITPTHSAPSPPTHTTTGSTHKPIISTLTTTGPTLNIIGPVQTTTSPTHTMPSPTHTPTSPTHTPTSPTHTPTSPTHKTRMSPPTTTSPIPSGMGLVQTATSPTHSTTSPTHPTTSPTHPTTSPILINVSPSTSLELATLSSPSKHSDPTLPGTDSLPCSPPASNSYTQADTIAPRTPHLSPAHSSRKPLTSPAPDPPESMVQSLSPTPSPPTPAPQHSDLSLAMAVQTPVPRAAGGSGDRSLEEALGALMAALDDYRGQFPELQGLEQEVTRLESLLMRQGLTRSRASSLSITVEHALESFSFLNEDEDGDNDVPGDRPPSSLEAGAEDSIDSPSDRPLSTGCPALDAALVRHLYHCSRLLLKLGTFGPLRCQEAWALERLLREARVLEAVCEFSRRWEIPASSAQEVVQFSASRPGFLTFWDQCTEGLSCFLCPVERVLLTFCNQYGARLSLRQPGLAEAVCVKFLEDALGQKLPRRPQPGPGEQLTVFQFWSFVETLDSPTMEAYVTETAEEVLLVRNLNSDDQAVVLKALRLAPEGRLRRDGLRALSSLLVHGNNKVMAAVSTQLRSLSLGPTFRERALLCFLDQLEDEDVQTRVAGCLALGCIKAPEGIEPLVYLCQTDTEAVREAARQSLQQCGEEGQSAHRRLEESLDALPRIFGPGSMASTAF is encoded by the exons ATGATGTCCCTGTCGGTGCGGCCGCAGCGCCGCCTGCTCAGCGCCCGGGTCAGTAGGAGCCAGTCCTTCGCAGGCGTCCTCGGCAGCCACGAGCGGGGGCCCAGGTACACGGCCGCGCAGGGTTG GAGCTTCCCGGTCTTCAGCCCGCCGGGGCCCCCACGGAAACCCCCCGCGCTCTCCCGAGTGTCCAGGATGTTTTCCGTGGCTCACCCCGCCGCCAAGGTGCCGCAGCCCGAGCGGCTGGACCTGGTGTACACGGCGCTGAAGCGGGGCCTGAC GGCCTACTTGGAAGTGCACCAGCAGGAGCAGGAGAAACTCCAGGGGCAGATAAGGGAGTCCAAGAGGAATTCCCGCTTG GGCTTCCTGTATGATCTGGACAAG CAAGTCAAGTCCATTGAACGCTTCCTGCGACGACTGGAGTTCCATGCCAGCAAG ATCGATGAGCTGTATGAGGCATACTGTGTCCAGCGGCGTCTCCGGGATGGTGCCTACAACATGGTCCGTGCCTACACCACTGGGTCCCCGGGGAGCCGAGAGGCCCGGGACAGCCTGGCAGAGGCCACTCGGGGGCATCGAGAGTACACGGAG AGCATGTGTCTGCTGGAGAGCGAGCTGGAGGCACAGCTGGGCGAGTTTCATCTCCGAATGAAAG GGCTGGCTGGCTTCGCCAGGCTGTGTGTGGGCGATCAGTATGAG ATCTGCATGAAATATGGGCGTCAGCGCTGGAAACTACGGGGCCGAATTGAGGGTAGTGGAAAGCAGGTGTGGGACAGTGAAGAAACCATCTTTCTCCCTCTACTCACGGAATTTCTGTCTATTAAG GTGACAGAACTGAAGGGCCTGGCCAACCATGTGGTTGTGGGCAGTGTCTCCTGTGAGACCAAGGACCTGTTTGCTGCCCTGCCCCAGGTTGTGGCTGTGGATATCAATGACCTTGGTACCATCAAGCTCAGCCTGGAAGTCACATGGAG CCCCTTCGACAAGGATGACCAGCCTTCAGCCGCTTCTTCTGTCAACAAGGCCTCCACAGTCACCAAGCGCTTCTCCACCTATAGCCAGAGCCCACCGGACACACCCTCACTTCGGGAACAGGCTTTCTAT AACATGCTGCGAcggcaggaggagctggagaATGGGACAGCATGGTCCCTGTCATCCGAATCTTCAGATGACTCATCCAGCCCACAGCTCTCAGGAACTGCCCGCCACTCATCAGCCCCTAGGCCCCTGGTGCAGCAGCCCGAGCCCCTTCCCATCCAAGTTGCCTTCCGTAGGCCTGAGACCCCCAGCTCTGGGCCCTTGGATGAGGAGGGGGCCGTGGCCCCAGTCCTGGCAAATGGGCATGCACCCTACAGTCGGACTCTGAGCCACATCAGTGAGGCTAGTGTAGACGCTGCCTTGGCTGAGGCTTCAGTGGAGGCCGTTGGCCCAGAAAGCCTAGCCTGGGGACCTAGCCCACCTACACACCCAGCTCCCACCCATGGAGAGCACCCCGGTCCTGTTCCTCCTGCCCCGGACACTGGCGACTCTGCCACAAGCTCCACCCTCGGTACAACAGGCTCTGTCCCCACATCTACAGACCCTGCCCCATCTGCACACCTAGACTCAGTTCATAAGTCCACAGACTCTGGCCCTTCAGAACTGCCAGGCCCCACTCACACCACTACAGGCTCTACCTATAGTGCCATTACCCCTACCCACAGTGCTCCAAGCCCCCCTACTCACACTACTACAGGCTCCACCCACAAGCCCATAATCTCTACCCTTACTACTACAGGCCCTACCCTCAATATCATAGGCCCAGTCCAGACTACCACAAGCCCCACCCACACTATGCCAAGCCCTACCCATACCCCCACAagccccacccacacccccacaaGCCCCACCCATACCCCCACAAGTCCCACACACAAAACCAGGATGTCACCTCCCACCACTACAAGTCCTATCCCCAGTGGTATGGGCCTAGTCCAGACTGCCACAAGTCCCACCCATTCTACCACAAGCCCCACCCATCCTACCACAAGCCCCACCCATCCCACCACAAGCCCCATCCTTATAAATGTAAGCCCTTCCACTTCTCTAGAACTTGCTACCCTCTCTAGCCCCTCCAAACACTCAGACCCCACCCTCCCAGGCACTGACTCCCTTCCCTGTAGTCCCCCAGCCTCCAATTCCTACACTCAGGCAGACACTATAGCCCCCAGAACCCCCCACCTAAGTCCTGCCCATTCCAGTAGGAAACCCCTCACAAGCCCTGCCCCAGATCCCCCAGAGTCTATGGTTCAGAGTCTAAGCCCCActccctcacccccaacccctgcaCCCCAGCATTCAGACCTTAGCCTGGCCATGGCTGTCCAGACCCCAGTCCCAAGGGCAGCCGGAGGGTCTGGGGACAGGAGCCTGGAGGAGGCACTGGGGGCCCTAATGGCTGCCCTGGATGACTACCGTGGCCAGTTTCCTGAGCTGCAGGGCCTGGAGCAGGAGGTGACCCGACTAGAGAGTCTGCTCATG AGACAAGGTCTGACTCGCAGCCGGGCCTCCAGTCTCAGCATCACTGTGGAGCATGCCTTGGAGAGCTTCAGCTTCCTCAATGAAGACGAAGATGGAGACAATGATGTTCCTGGGGACAG GCCTCCAAGCAGCCTGGAGGCTGGGGCTGAGGACAGCATAGACTCACCCAGTGACCGCCCCCTCAGCACGGGGTGTCCAGCTCTGGACGCTGCCTTGGTCCGGCACCTGTACCACTGCAGTCGCCTCCTGCTG AAACTGGGCACATTTGGGCCCCTGCGCTGCCAGGAGGCATGGGCCCTGGAGCGGCTGCTGCGGGAAGCCCGAGTGCTGGAGGCAGTATGCGAGTTCAGCAGGCGGTGGGAGATCCCGGCCAGCTCTGCCCAGGAAG TGGTGCAGTTCTCGGCCTCTCGGCCTGGCTTCCTGACCTTCTGGGACCAGTGCACAGAGGGACTCAGCTGCTTCCTCTGCCCAGTGGAGCGGGTGCTTCTCACCTTCTGCAACCAGTATGGTGCCCGCCTCTCCCTGCGCCAGCCAGGCTTGGCTGAGGCTG TGTGTGTGAAGTTCCTGGAGGATGCCCTGGGGCAGAAGCTGCCCAGAAGGCCCCAGCCAGGGCCTGGAGAGCAGCTCACGGTCTTCCAGTTCTGGAGTTTTGTGGAAACCTTGGACAGCCCCACCATGGAAGCCTACGTGACTGAGACCGCTGAGGAGG TGTTACTGGTGCGGAATCTGAACTCAGATGACCAGGCTGTTGTGCTGAAGGCCCTGAGATTGGCGCCCGAGGGGCGTCTGCGAAGGGACGGGCTGCGGGCCCTCAGCTCCCTGCTCGTCCATGGCAACAACAAGGTCATGGCTGCTGTCAGCACCCAGCTCCGAAGCCTGTCACTGGGCCCTACCTTCCGGGAGAGG GCCCTCCTGTGCTTCCTGGACCAGCTGGAGGATGAGGACGTGCAGACTCGAGTGGCTGGCTGCCTGGCCCTAGGCTGCATCAAG GCTCCCGAGGGCATTGAGCCCCTGGTGTACCTCTGCCAAACTGACACAGAAGCTGTAAGGGAAGCTGCCCGGCAGAGCCTACAGCAGTGTG GAGAAGAGGGACAGTCTGCCCATCGACGGCTGGAGGAGTCCCTGGACGCCCTGCCCCGCATCTTTGGGCCTGGCAGCATGGCCAGCACAGCATTCTAA